The following is a genomic window from Halanaerobiales bacterium.
ATTATGAGCTTCATCAATAATCAAATTTTTATAAGGAGGTAAAACACCACTCTCATCATTTAAATCATATTTCAATCTGGCATCTGCTAATAAAAGGTGATGATTAACTACTAAAAGATCAGCTGAATAAACTTCTTTTCTGGCCTGCATAAAAAAACATTCAGAAAAAAATGGACAATTTGTCCCTAAACAAAGATCTCCTTCTGAAGAAATTTCACTCCATATTTCTCTATCAATCACAAAGTTTGCTTCAGATCTACTCCCACTTTCAGTATCTTCAACCCAATTTATAATTCTACTTAACTCCATCTGTTTTTCCTTGTCATCTTTTAATAAATCTTTGGACTTATCTTTAAATCTTTTTAGTTTTCTTAAACATATATAATTAGAACGACCTTTAACTAAAACACTTTTAAATGAAAAAGGTAATATTTTTTTTAAAGTAATTAGATCCTTATTTATTAATTGTTCCTGTAAATTAATAGTATTAGTAGAAATAACAATTTTTTCATTATTGTAATTAGCCCAAAATAAAGCTGGTATTAAATAGGCAAAAGATTTTCCAGTACCTGTTCCAGCTTCAATAAATGATTGACCATAATTATTAAATATTTCTATTACTTTTTCCACAACTTTAATTTGTTCATCTCTATATTCATAGTCATTTAAAACAGATGCTAATTCTCCGTTTTCAGAAAAAATATCAATTATTTTCTCTTTAGAAAGTTTTTTTTCTTTTTCAGGTATTTTGGGTTCAACTACAACATATATTTCCTTTACTTCATTATCTATTATAGCAAAACCTATGCCATTTTGACCAAGACGTGAAGCTATTCTAATATCTGCAGCAGAAGGTCTAAGGTCGCCTGATGGATGGTTATGTATTAATACTTGACCCGGCCTGACCTCATTTGTTAAAGCAGGAGTCATATTTTTGTTTCCTCTTGCTTTTAATTCATAGCTAGTAATTTTATTACTTTCACTATCAATATCTCCGATAATAAATATTTCATTTTCTTCTGCTTCTTCTATATCATTTTTTATTAATTTTTTTACTTCACTATTTATAAAATCATTAATATTCACAATATCCTCCTATTAATTCTTAAGATCCCATAATATCTCTACATCTTTATCTTTTCCCTCAAATTGAGGAGTTTCAAGAATAAAAGGAATATCTTTTAGTAAATTATGATTGATTATCAATTCAAATCCATCTTTCCCAATTTTGCCTTCACCAATATGAGCATGTTCATCTTTTTTTGATGAACATTCATGTTTAGAATCATTTATATGAATTATTTTCAGTTTATTTAACCCAATTTTTTTATCAAAATCATCTAAGGCTTTATTTAAATATTTCTTGTTTTTTATATTATATCCTGCTGCAAAAGCATGACATGTATCAAAACAAACTCCTATTTTATCATTATTATTCACACCAGTAATTATATCATAAAGTTCCTCGAATTTCGACCCAATAGCAGTTCCAGCACCAGCAACATTTTCTAATAAGATCATCGGACCATTATCATTGGTTTCCTCTAATAATTTGTTTAATCCTTCATATAATTTTTTTATTCCATTTTTTATTCCACTACCTGTATGATTTCCAGGATGTAAAACAAGATATTGAGCACCAATTTTACTTGCACGAATATATTCTTTTATTAAAACATTCAACGATTTTTCCCATAATTTTTTTTTAGGACTAGCCAAATTTATCAAATAAGAACTATGAACTACTAATGGGTTCATACCCATATTTTTAATATTATCTTTAGTTTTATTTATCTCTTCTTCGCTTATTTTTCTGAGTTTCCAGCCTCTTGGATTTTTTACAAATATCTGTAGAGTATTACAATTTATCTCTTTAGCTCTAATTACTGCTTTATCAAGACCTCCAGAAATTGATACATGCTTACCAATTCTCATCAAATCACCTCATTAGATAAACTATTTAATAACAAAAAAACATAAACTAGTATGACCTAGTTTATGTTTTTTAAATAAAATTCAGTTTTAAAATTAATCTTAATTATCTTCATCTTCTAAAGCTTCTTTTCTTGAAAGATTAATTCTATCCTGATTATCAATTTCTATTACTTTTACAGGGACTGTATCTCCAACTTTAAGAATATCTTCAACTTTTTTCACATGATAATCTGCAAGTTCAGAAATATGAACAAGTCCTTCTTTACCAGGTAATATCTCAACAAAAGCTCCAAAATTAACAACTCTTTTTACTTTTCCTTCATAAATTTCTCCAACTTCAACATCCTTAGTTAATTCTTCTATCATTTCTCTTGCTTTTTCACCATTTTCCTGATCATCAGCAAGAATATTGATTGAGCCATCATCTTCAATATCAATTTTGGCATCAGTTTCATCAATAATTTTATTGATAGTTTTACCACCTGGTCCAATTACAGATCCAATTTTATCAGGATCTATTTTCATAGAAATCATAGATGGAGCATATTCAGATAATTCCTGGCGAGGCTCAGCTAAAACTTCATTCATCTTACTTAAGATATGAAGTCTTCCTTCTTTTGCTTGAGCTAATGCCTTTTTCATAATATCAACTGAAATTCCTTTGATCTTTATATCCATCTGTAATGCTGTAATACCATCTTTAGTTCCAGCAACTTTGAAATCCATATCTCCATAATGATCTTCAAGTCCCTGAATATCAGATAAAATTCTAATTTCATCATTTTCTTTCAATAGTCCCATGGCTATTCCAGCTACAGATTTCTTGAGAGGAACACCTGCATCCATTAATGCTAAGGAACTTCCACAAATACTTGCCTGAGATGTAGAACCATTAGATTCAAGAACTTCAGAAACGACTCTAAGAGTATAAGGAAAATCTTTTTCTGATGGTAACATAGGTCTCAGAGCTTTTTCTCCAAGAGTACCATGCCCTATCTCTCTTCTACCAGGTGAACGAAGTGGATTGGTTTCACCTACACTATATGGTGGGAAATTATAATGATGCATATAACGTTTTGTTTCTTCTTCCCCAAGACCAAATAATACCTGTTCATCACTGGAAGCACCGAGAGTGGCAACACTCATTGCCTGAGTTTGACCTCGTGTAAATACCCCAGTTCCATGTGCTCTAGGTAGTATACCAACCTCACACCAGATAGGTCTTATCTCATCTGTTTTTCTCCCATCAGGTCGAATATTTTCATTAACTATCAAAGATCTAATTGAATTTTTTAGTATTTTTTCCAAAGATCTTGAAACATGAGATAGGATGTTTTCTAACTCATTATTATCTTTATATTTTTCCTCAAAATATTCTTTAGTTTCTTCTTTTACAGAATCAACATTATTTTCACGTGTTTTCTTGTCTTTGGTTCTAACTGCTTTATCCATTTTATCTTTTGCATAATTTTTTACTTCAGTGTAAATTGACTGATCTAGTTCTTCTTTTTGAAAATTATATTTTTCTTTGCCGGCTTCTTCACGCATTTGTTTTTGTAGCTTAACTAATTTTTTTATTTCTTTATGAGCCAATTCAATAGCTTCTACCATTTTTTCTTCACTAACTTCATTTGCTCCAGCTTCTACCATAAGAACTGCATCATCTGTACCAGCGATTGTTAATTCTAGATCACTATTTTCCTGTTCTTCTTCTTTAGGATTGATCACTAATTCTCCATCAACCAAACCTACTTTTACTCCAGCAATAGGACCAGCAAAAGGTATATCAGATAAAGTAAGGGCAGCAGATGCACCATTCATTGCTAAAATATCAGGTTCACAATCATCATCTACTGATAAAACAGTAGCAATAACCTGAATATCATGTCTAAAACCTTCTGGAAAAAGTGGTCTAAGTGGTCTATCAATCAAACGTGCATTTAAAGTTGCACTGTCCCTGGGACGCCCCTCTCTCCTGGTAATACTTCCTGGTATTTTTCCAATTGCATATACTCTTTCTTCATAATTAACCATTAGTGGCAGATAATCAATGCCTTCTCTTGGTTTTGACATGGTTGCTGTAACTAAAACTACAGAATCACCATATCTAACCATAACTGATCCATTAGCCTGTTTTGCTAATTTACCAGTCTCAAAGGTAAATTCTCGTCCTGCGAGATCATAATTCCAATTTTTAACCATATAAATCCTCCTTATTATAATTTTACACTAAATACATTTATAGAGCGGGAATAACCCGCCCTACTAATTTTTTATCCACGTATATCTAATTTCTTTATTAAATTACGATATCTTTCAACATCATTGTTTTTAAGATATCTTAATAATTTCTTTCTTTTACCAACCATTTTTAAAAGCCCTCTTCTTGAGTGATGATCATTTTGATGTTCTTTAAGATGATCTGTCAATTCTGAAATACGGGCAGTTAATAGAGCAATTTGCACCTCAGAAGAACCTGTATCTCCTTCTTCTCTCTGGTACTCTTCTATAATTTCTTGTTTTTCTTCTTTACTTAACATAAAACTTCACCTCCCTGTATTTTTATTCACCATAAGCCACGAAACCGCTGGAGAAACGAAATCCTAGCATATGGCAGCATAGTAACACTTCTTATAGTTTAACATAAAATATTTCTTGTGTAAAGAATATCTGTTTTGATTTGAGAAATCAAATCATCTTTATTAGAAAATCCTTTTTCTTCTCTTATAAATTCATATAATTCAACTTCTAGAATTTCATCATATAAATCTTTATCAAGATCTAAAATATGGACTTCTATTGTATAATCATTATTTGTAAAGGTAGGTTTCTCTCCAAAATTAACTACGGCTTTATAAGTTTCATTTTTATGATGAGCAACTGCCGCATAAACTCCCTTTGGAGGTAAAACATAATCAGTAGTTAAACTTAAATTAGCAGTTGGTATACCTAGTTTTCTTCCTCTTCCTTCACCTGTTACAACCTTACCTTCTAATTTATAATTTCTTCCTAAATATTTAGTAACTTCATTTACTTTTCCTTCTTTTATTAATTTTCTAATATAGGTACTGGATATTTTGCTTGCTTCTTTTTTTATAACTGGTATAATAGTTGTTTCTATATTATAAATATCATCCAAATTTTTTAATTTTTTGGTATTGCCTGTTTGATTTTTTCCAAATTTGAAGTCTGAACCAACAACTATATGTTTAACACCTATCTTTTTTATCAAAATTCCATATATAAATTCTTTAAAAGTTAAATTAGAAAAATCTTTAGTGAATTTTTGTTCAAAATAGTAATCTAACCCTAATTTTTCTAATATTTTTATTTTTTGTCTTCTTGAAATTAAAAAAGAAGGCGATTTTTCAGGGGCTACAATTTCTAATGGATGAGGAAAAAATGAAAAAACTCCACTTTCCATATCTCTATTTTTGGCTATTTCGATAGTTTCATTAATTATTTTTTGATGTCCTTTATGTAAACCATCAAAAGAACCAATAGCAACCACTGTAGGTTTATTATGATATTTAGAAAATAAATTACTTTTTATTACTTCCATCAAAAATCATCCTATTTATCTAGATTTAATTAGAAAAACTCTAAGAGCCTTAGCTTTTTCTTTAGATTTTTTTACTTCATTTATAGAAATAAATTCATTCTGATTGCTATAAATTAAAACATTTTCATAATTTTCAATAATACTATTATCATCTACAAAATCATCAAAATCAAGAACAGCACCATTTATAGCTTTTTTATATGCTGTCTTTTTTAAAGTTAATTTGGGATAATCTAAAGGTTGGTCCATCGGTAGTAAAAAATCATCTGAATTATCAGCTATTTCTTTTTCAATCATTTTATAAGTATATGTATTTTTTAATAAAAATGGCCCTGATTTAGATCTAATTAAAAAAGTAAGATAAGCCCCACAATTCAGTTCATCCCCTAAATCACGAGCAAATGATCTTATATAAGTTCCTTTACTGCATTTAATTTTTATTCTTATCTTTGGTAAATTAATTGCTGTAATTTTTGCATTTTTGATATTTATTTTTCTTGCTTTCCTTTTTACCTTTTTTCCCTGCCGTGCTATTTTATATAATCTTTTACCATCTTTTTTTACAGCTGAATACATAGGAGGAAGCTGTTCTTTTTTTTCTGAAATTTTGTTTATTGCTTCTTTAATTTCAGTTAAAGATAAATCTAACCATTTATCACTTTCAGATAAAACTGTTCCTTCACTATCAAGAGTATCAGTTGTTTTTCCTAAAGTAATTTCAGCTATATATTCTTTATCATCTTCGGGTAAATAAGGTATTACTTTTGTTGCCCTACCAAAACAAATTGGCAAAACACCACAGGCCCTAGGATCCAGAGTTCCTGTATGTCCTGCTTTAGGATGATTTAATATTTTCTTAACTCTACCTATGGCTTTAAAAGAGCTGACTCCAGGTGGTTTTAATAAATTTATTATACCACTTCTTTTATACATGTTTTTGCACCTCTTTTATTACCATATCCTTTACTTCATCTAACTCTCCTTTTATTGTACACCCTGCAGCTCTGGGATGACCTCCTCCTGAAAATTTAGATGCAATTTCATTTACTTTACAATATTCATTAGATCGAAAACTTACTTTTATTTCATTTTCTTTTTCAGTAAAAGAGATTCCAACTTCTACATTTTTTATATCCCGAGCATAATTTACAATACTCATAGAATCAATTTCATCCATACCGGCTTCATCAAAACTATCTTTAGATGCTGTAAGCCAAGCTATTTTACCATCTTCACTTCTTTTTATAGTTGATAGTGCAAGCCCCTTAAATAATACAGATTTATAAGAATTTCTACTATAAAGCATTCTATTAATTTTATAAAGGTTTACACCTTTTTTCATAAGTTCAGTAGTTACTTCTAATACATCAATATTAGTATTACTATATCTAAAAGAACCTGTATCACCAATTATACCTGTTATAAGAGCTTCTCCTATTCTTAGGTCAACATCTATTTGCAAAATATTTGCTAAATCATAAACAATAAGAGCTGCTGCTGCTTTTTGAGGATTAACATAATTATAATCAGCAAAATTAGTATTATCTTCATGATGATCAATATTAAAAACAGGGAAAGAATCCAGATAATTCTTCCCCTGAGCTAATCGATCAGCATCTCCAGAATCAAGAGCAATAATATTATATTTTTTATCTTTTTGAAATTTAAATTCATCAAAAAATTGATAGTCATTTTCTCTTATATCAAGAAAGTCATAATCTTTAATATCTTCAGCTAATAATACAAGTGAGTTTTTATTAAGTTTATCTAAAATCCACTTTAAACCAAAAAGTGAGCCAATACAATCAGCATCAAAATCAATATGACCTATTAGTAGAAAATCATCTCTTTTTTTAATCAATTTTGCTATTGAATTTAAATCCATTATTAATTATTCCTCTCTTTTACTCATCGTTATTTTCTAGATTTGAACTGTTATTATTATCTGTATCTTCTTCTCTTACCTCTTTTATTAAATTAGATATATATACTCCATGTTCTATTGAGTCATCATATCTAAAAATAATTTTTGGAGTATGGTAAGTTGTAATTCTTTCTCCTACCAGTTTTCTGATAAAACCAGTAGCTTTTTCTAAACCAGCCATTGTTTCTTCTTTTTCAGTTTCATCACCATAAACACTAACAAAAACTTTTGCATGACGTAGATCTCCAGAAACTTCTACATCAGTTATAGAAACAAAGCCAATTCTTGGATCTTTTACTTCTCTTCTTATAATCTGGCTTACCTCTTCTTTTAAAAACTCTGCAACTTTTCTTTCTCTTTGTCCACTCATTTATATTCACCTCTAGAGAGTGCGTTTAATTTCTTTATAATAATAAATCTCCAAAATATCTCCAACTTTGATATCATTATAGCCTTCGATACCTACACCACACTCATATCCTTCTTTTACTTCTCTAACATCATCTTTAAATCTTTTTAATGAACTGATATCCCCTTCGTGGATAACTACTCCATCTCTTACTAATCGAACTTTATAATTTCTATTAATTTCTCCATTTTTAACATATACACCTGCAATAATACCTATATCAGGTACTTTAAATGTATCACGAACTTCAGCTCGTCCTGCTGTTACTTCTTTTAATTCAGGATCTAATAAGCCGGCCATAGCATCTTTGATTTCTTCGATTGCCTTATAGATAACCCGGTAAGTTCTGATTTCTACACTTTCCTTATCAGCAAGATTTTCCACTGCTGTACCTGGTCTTACATTAAACCCTATAATAATAGCATTTGATGCACTTGCAAGGTTAACATCAGTTTCATTTACTGCTCCAACCCCAGTATGAATTACATTTACAGTAACTTCATCAGTGGAAAGTTTGATAAGAGATTCTTTTAAAGCTTCAATAGAACCCTGTACATCAGCTTTAATAATTACATTTAATTCTTTTACTTCACCTTCCTGAATTTGATCATAAAGATCTTCTAAGCTTACCTTAGATTCCTGGTGAATTTCTCTTTGATGCTGTTCTTCACGGCGATCTTCAGCTATATTTCTTGCTTTTTTGGTATTTTTTAATACCTGAACAAAATCACCAGCAGAAGGCACATCAGAAAAACCTAATATTTCAACTGGAGTAGATGGCCCAGCTTTTTCAATACGTTTACCAGTTTCATCAAGCATAGCCCTTATTCTACCACTCGTTACTCCAGCTAATAGAGAATCTCCAACTTCCATACTACCATTTTTTATTAAAACAGTAGCTACTGGTCCTCTTCCTTTATCTAACTCAGCTTCTACAACTACACCTTCACCGGGGCGATTAGGATTAGATTTGATTTCTTCCATTTCTGATAAGAGAAGGATCATTTCTAATAGTTCGTCAATATTTTCTCCTTTTAGGGCAGATAATTCAACACAAATGGTATCTCCGCCCCATTCTTCAGGAACCAATTGATGTTCAGTCAACTCCTGTTTAACTCTATCAGGTTGAGCATTAGCTTTATCAATTTTGTTAATAGCTACAATTATTGGTACATCTGCGGCCTGAGCATGGTTTATTGCTTCAACAGTTTGAGGCATAATACCATCATCAGCGGCGACTACCAAAATTGCAATATCAGTAACTTTTGCTCCTCTTGCTCTCATAGCTGTAAATGCTTCATGACCGGGAGTATCTATAAAGGTAATATTTTTATTATCTATATTTACCTGATATGCACCAATATGTTGAGTTATTCCCCCTGCTTCACTTTCTGTCACTCTTGTTTTTCTAATCATATCAAGAAGAGTTGTTTTTCCATGATCAACATGTCCCATAACAGTTACAATAGGCGGCCTTAATTCTAGATCTTCAGGTTTGTCTTCAATTTCAGGACCCACTCTTTCTGGTTGATCTTCTTCCTCTTCTTCCATCTCTTCTTCAGAAATTATTTCAATATCAATATTTAATTCATCTGTTAATAATTCTAATGACTCTTTATCAAGTGAATGGTTAACATTTGCCATTACTCCAAGACCTATTAATTTTTTTATTAATTTATTTGCTGGATAATCTATTTCTTCAGCAAACTCTTTTACTGTAAGAGGAGTAACAACAACAGTTTTATCACTTTTTTCACTTTCCTCAACTTTTTTACTTTCTTCTGCCTGACTTGTTACAATTTCTTCTTTACTTTCTATATCAATGTCTTCCTTGCTTTTTTCACTATCTTCACTATACATATCACGTATTAAATCTGCTGTTTCTTCTTCAACTGTACTCATATGACTGGAAATTTCAATACCTAATTCCTGTAAAGCATTAACTAACTCTTTACTTTCCATTTCCAATTCATCAGCTAATTTATAAACTCTAATCTTACCCATTAATAACACCTCCGTATTTAATCAATCACTCATTATTTATCTCCTCCACTAATTTCTGATAAAGTTCATCAGATAAGTCTGTTTTTAAAGCTTTACTCAATTTTCCGTTTTCCCAGGCTTTATCAAGACATTCCTGATTTGGACATAAATACGCTCCTCTACCGGGAAGATTCCCGCGAGGATCAACTAAAATTTCATTTTTATTATTTACCACTCTTAATAATTCAACTTTATCTCTTCTAGCACCACAACCTACACACTGTCTAATTGGCGTCTCTCTCAATTATCTAAAACCTCCTGTTAGATTAAATTATTTATAATAAGCCAACAAGAACTATAATTCTTCTTCAGAATTATCTATTTCTTCAACTTCAGAATCTGTTTCTTCATCATCAAAAACATATTCAGACTCTTTTTTAATATCAACTTTCCAACCAGTTAATTTAGCTGCTAACCTGGCATTCTGTCCTTCTTTCCCTATTGCTAATGATAGCTGGAAATCCGGTACAATCACTTTTGCTTCCTGTGCTTCATCATCTGTTATTACTTTTAATACTTCAGCAGGATTTAAAGCATTAGCAATTAATTCAGCAGGGTCATCATTCCATTTTATAATATCAATTTTTTCACCATTTAATTGATCAACTACCGCCTGAACTCTCATACCTTTAGGTCCAACACAGGCCCCTACTGGATCAACATTTTCCTCATCAGAAGTTACAGCCATTTTAGATCTATAGCCAGCTTCTCTGGCTACTGCTTTAATTTCTACAGTACCATCAAAAATTTCAGGTACTTCTAATTCAAAAAGTCTTTTTAATAAACTGGGATGTGTTCTTGAAACAAGAATACGTGGGCCTTTAGTTGTAGTACTAACTTCAGCAATATATAATTTAATTCTTTTGCCTTTTTCATAAACTTCTCCTGGAATTTGTTCCGGAGGAGGCAAAATTGCTTCAGTTTTACCCATATCAATTAAAATATTATCATAATGAAAACGCTGGATGGTTCCCGTTATTAATTCTCCTTCTTTTCTTTTATAATGATCATAAATTACATCCCTTTCTGCTTCTCTAATTCTTTGCATAACTACCTGTTTAGCAGTTTGAGCTGCAATTCTTCCAAAATTATCAGGAGTAACCTCTTTTTCCAAAATATCTCCAACTTCATAATTTGGATCTTTTTCTTTAGCTTTTTCTAGAGGTATTTCAAAGTTTTCATTTTCTACCTCTTCAACTACTTTTTTACGAGAATAAACTTTGACTTCACCCTGATCACTATCTAACTCAACACGTACATTTTCTTTAGAGCCAAAATCTTTTTTATATGCAGAAAGTAGTGCACTTTCAATTGCCTCTAATAGAACTTCTTTTGAAATACCCTTGTCTTTTTCAATTTCATCAAGGGCATTAATGAATTCTAAATTCATTTATCAACTCCTCCTCATTTTACAAATAACAATAAATCTTTTTTGCAGTTTTCCTAAAAATCAAAAGTTAAATTCGCATGAGCAATTTTATTAAAGGGAATTTCAATCACTCCTTTTTTATCATCTATTATTACTTTATTATCCTCAAAATTAATCAATTCACCTCTAAATTCTTTTTTATCATCTATTGGAGCATAAGTATTAACTTCTATTAATTCACCTTTAAACCTTAAAAAATCTTCTTTATCAACTAAAGGTCTTTCTATTCCTGGAGATGAAACCTCAAGAATATACTGTTTATCTATAGGGTCTTTTCTATCTAATTCAGCACTTAAAAGTTTACTAATATCTTCACAATTTTTTAAAGTCAACTCACCATCTAAATTTTCTATAAAAACTCTTAAAATCCAATCTGATCCTTCTTTTTGATAATCAACATCCACTAAGTTTAAACCTTCAGTTTTAACTAATGGTTCAGCTAATTCTTTTACAATATCAACTACCCTACTCATTAAATAGCTCCTTTCATACAAACATATTCTTAAAAAAAGACCTGTGACAAAATCATTTTATATATTGAAAGAGTGGGTAAAAACCCACTCTCTACAGTACAATATCCTATATAACATCCTCTATTATTTTACCATAGTGTACCTTATCTTGCAAGTTTACCATAATGAAAGCTGATTTTTTTCAGGTAAGTCATCTAAACAACCATGGTCTGTTAAAACTTCGACAACTGTTTTAGTAACACTTGATCTATTGACAAGGTCTTCAACAGATTTATATTCTCTATTATTTCTACTTTCAACTATACTTTCTGCTGCACTATTACCCAATCCCTGAAGACTAATTAAGGGAGGTAAAAGTTTTCCTTCCTGTAATTTGAACTCATAAGCAGCAGATTCATAAAGATCTACATTTTTAAACTCAACCCCTCTTTGCATAGCTTCAATAACTATTTCTAAAACTGATAATGTTCCTTTTTCTTTTTGAGTTTTATCATTGCCCTTGTTTTCTAATTCTTCCATTTTCCTCTGAATATAATCAAATCCCTGACTTACCATTTCCGCATCAAAATCTCCAGCCTTAATGGAAAAATATGTTTTATAAAAAGCTTTTGGGTGATGAACTTTAAAATAAGCAATTCTAAAAGCCATCATTACATAAGCAGCAGCATGTGCTTTAGGAAACATATACTTTATTGTTTTACAAGACTTAATATACCAATCAGGAACATTATTATCTCTCATTGCTTTTTCTTCTTCCTCAGATAAACCTTTACCTTTTCTAACATGTTCCATTATCCAGAAAGCTTTAGAAGGCTCTATACCTTTTTGGAGCAAATAATTCATTATATCATCTCTTACAGATATAACTTCAGAAAGTTCTGCAGTATCATTTTTAATTAAATCCTGGGCATTATTAAGCCAGACATCAGTACCGTGAGAAAGTCCACTGATTCTTACAAGTTCAGCAAAAGTTGTTGGTTTGGTATCAACCAACATTTGCCTTACAAAACTCGTCCCAAACTCCGGTATACCTAATGTTCCTACTTTGGTCCCAATTTCTTCTTCTGTAACTCCTAATGCTTCATTTTTAGAAAATATACTCATAGTTTCTGGGTCATCTATTGGAATACTTTTGGGTTCAATCCCTGTAATATCCTGTAGCATTCTTAAAGAAGTCGGATCATCATGACCTAATAAATCCAATTTTAAAATTCTCCCACTTATTGAATGATAATCAAAGTGGGTAGTTAAAACATCCGTTTCCTGATCATTTGCTGGATGTTGGATTGGAGTAAAATCATGAATATCCATATTTTTAGGTACTACCATTAAACCACCGGGATGTTGACCGGTAGTTCTTCTAACACCAGTACAACCATCAACCAATCTATTTACTTCTGCTTTTCGTAAATTTAAATCTTTTTCATCTATATAACCTTTAACAAAGCCAAAGGCAGTTCTATCAGCAATTGTAGATATAGTACCTGCTCTATATACATATTCTTCTCCAAATAATTTTTCAGTTTCTTTATGAATTTTAGATTGATATTCTCCAGAAAAGTTAAGATCAATATCAGGAACTTTATCTCCTTTAAATCCCATAAAAACTTCAAAAGGAATATCAAAACCATCTTTTATATATTCAGTCCCACATTCTGGACATTTTTTATCAGGTAAATCAACTCCAACTCCCACTTTTTCCTCTGTAAAGAATTCTGATCTACTACATTCTGGGCATCTATAATGAGGAGGTAGTGGATTAACTTCAGTGATATCACACATAGTTGCTACTAATGA
Proteins encoded in this region:
- the rbfA gene encoding 30S ribosome-binding factor RbfA, coding for MSGQRERKVAEFLKEEVSQIIRREVKDPRIGFVSITDVEVSGDLRHAKVFVSVYGDETEKEETMAGLEKATGFIRKLVGERITTYHTPKIIFRYDDSIEHGVYISNLIKEVREEDTDNNNSSNLENNDE
- a CDS encoding YlxR family protein, which codes for MRETPIRQCVGCGARRDKVELLRVVNNKNEILVDPRGNLPGRGAYLCPNQECLDKAWENGKLSKALKTDLSDELYQKLVEEINNE
- the nusA gene encoding transcription termination factor NusA, whose translation is MNLEFINALDEIEKDKGISKEVLLEAIESALLSAYKKDFGSKENVRVELDSDQGEVKVYSRKKVVEEVENENFEIPLEKAKEKDPNYEVGDILEKEVTPDNFGRIAAQTAKQVVMQRIREAERDVIYDHYKRKEGELITGTIQRFHYDNILIDMGKTEAILPPPEQIPGEVYEKGKRIKLYIAEVSTTTKGPRILVSRTHPSLLKRLFELEVPEIFDGTVEIKAVAREAGYRSKMAVTSDEENVDPVGACVGPKGMRVQAVVDQLNGEKIDIIKWNDDPAELIANALNPAEVLKVITDDEAQEAKVIVPDFQLSLAIGKEGQNARLAAKLTGWKVDIKKESEYVFDDEETDSEVEEIDNSEEEL
- the rimP gene encoding ribosome maturation factor RimP produces the protein MSRVVDIVKELAEPLVKTEGLNLVDVDYQKEGSDWILRVFIENLDGELTLKNCEDISKLLSAELDRKDPIDKQYILEVSSPGIERPLVDKEDFLRFKGELIEVNTYAPIDDKKEFRGELINFEDNKVIIDDKKGVIEIPFNKIAHANLTFDF
- a CDS encoding bifunctional oligoribonuclease/PAP phosphatase NrnA → MDLNSIAKLIKKRDDFLLIGHIDFDADCIGSLFGLKWILDKLNKNSLVLLAEDIKDYDFLDIRENDYQFFDEFKFQKDKKYNIIALDSGDADRLAQGKNYLDSFPVFNIDHHEDNTNFADYNYVNPQKAAAALIVYDLANILQIDVDLRIGEALITGIIGDTGSFRYSNTNIDVLEVTTELMKKGVNLYKINRMLYSRNSYKSVLFKGLALSTIKRSEDGKIAWLTASKDSFDEAGMDEIDSMSIVNYARDIKNVEVGISFTEKENEIKVSFRSNEYCKVNEIASKFSGGGHPRAAGCTIKGELDEVKDMVIKEVQKHV
- the infB gene encoding translation initiation factor IF-2, encoding MGKIRVYKLADELEMESKELVNALQELGIEISSHMSTVEEETADLIRDMYSEDSEKSKEDIDIESKEEIVTSQAEESKKVEESEKSDKTVVVTPLTVKEFAEEIDYPANKLIKKLIGLGVMANVNHSLDKESLELLTDELNIDIEIISEEEMEEEEEDQPERVGPEIEDKPEDLELRPPIVTVMGHVDHGKTTLLDMIRKTRVTESEAGGITQHIGAYQVNIDNKNITFIDTPGHEAFTAMRARGAKVTDIAILVVAADDGIMPQTVEAINHAQAADVPIIVAINKIDKANAQPDRVKQELTEHQLVPEEWGGDTICVELSALKGENIDELLEMILLLSEMEEIKSNPNRPGEGVVVEAELDKGRGPVATVLIKNGSMEVGDSLLAGVTSGRIRAMLDETGKRIEKAGPSTPVEILGFSDVPSAGDFVQVLKNTKKARNIAEDRREEQHQREIHQESKVSLEDLYDQIQEGEVKELNVIIKADVQGSIEALKESLIKLSTDEVTVNVIHTGVGAVNETDVNLASASNAIIIGFNVRPGTAVENLADKESVEIRTYRVIYKAIEEIKDAMAGLLDPELKEVTAGRAEVRDTFKVPDIGIIAGVYVKNGEINRNYKVRLVRDGVVIHEGDISSLKRFKDDVREVKEGYECGVGIEGYNDIKVGDILEIYYYKEIKRTL